The Cetobacterium somerae sequence ATCAAATCATACCAAAGGAAAGGATGTTCTTAATATGATTAAAAAAATAGTTTTTTTGTTTTTAACCCTTGTTTTATCTTCGTGCACATCGCTAAAATACAGTGTTAATTCGTCTAAATACAAATCAAAATCTTATAATGAAAGAGTTAGATTTGTTATTTTACACTACACTGCTTTAAATGATGAACGTTCAATCACTGCTTTAACAAAAAATAATGTTAGCTCTCATTATCTCGTTACTCAAGAAAGGTATGATTCTGTTTACTCTTTAGTTCCTGATACTCAAAGAGCTTGGCATGCTGGAACTAGTTCCTTTGATGGTTATAAAAATCTAAACGATAATTCAATTGGAATTGAAATCTCTAATTTAGGTTATTCAAGTGCTAGCAAACAAAAAACAGCAAATTTAAAAGAGGGTATTATTGATACAACTATGTTTTATCCATATAATGATGCTCAAGTTTTTAAAATTGGAATGTTATTGAAAGAACTTACTGCTAAATACAAGATTAATCCTAAATATATTTTAGGACATTCTGATATTGCTCCTACTAGAAAGTTTGATCCTGGTCCTAAATTTCCATGGAAACATCTTTATGACCATTATGGTGTTGGTGCTTGGTTTGAGAAAAAAGATTTTAATGCTTTTTATTCACAAAATCTTTTTAATTCA is a genomic window containing:
- a CDS encoding N-acetylmuramoyl-L-alanine amidase, with amino-acid sequence MIKKIVFLFLTLVLSSCTSLKYSVNSSKYKSKSYNERVRFVILHYTALNDERSITALTKNNVSSHYLVTQERYDSVYSLVPDTQRAWHAGTSSFDGYKNLNDNSIGIEISNLGYSSASKQKTANLKEGIIDTTMFYPYNDAQVFKIGMLLKELTAKYKINPKYILGHSDIAPTRKFDPGPKFPWKHLYDHYGVGAWFEKKDFNAFYSQNLFNSYSTKDLKDELRKYGYDINSTDNWDLQSKKVVSAFQMHFRPRKVDGVFDLETFAIIKALNKKYK